The genome window ATTTAAAGTTGCGGAAGATTCTGTATAGAGAAATGTTGGCGAAAAATTTGTGTTTTCAGAAGGATTTAGAGTATTTCCAATAAATGTAAAATCATATCTTCCGTTTATTTGAGTATATAAAGCTATATCCTGAGCCTTTGATAAAGTAGGGAATAGTATTTGGGTCAGTAAAATGATGCAAAGTAGTTTTTTTAACATCTTGATTTCGTGAAAATTTGGTTCTAATTTACTATTATTTTTTTAAAAAATACATTATTCAAACTATGGCAATTAAAAAATTAGTAATTTTCCACTTTAAAAAAGAATATTGAAAAAATATAGGATTCAAAAATATAGTACTGAAAGCTATCGTTTATGGAATGAATTTGTAGCTAATGCGAAAAATGCTACGTTTTTATTTCATAGAGATTTTATTGAATATCATAGTGATAGATTCGAAGATTATTCACTTTTAATTTTTGACGAAAAAGACAAGGTTAAGGCAGTTTTGCCAGCTAATAAAGTTGGAAATGCACTTCATTCACATCAAGGATTAACCTATGGAGGATTGGTTTTTAATCAAAAAATCAAGCTTCAAGATGTTATCGAAATAATGTACCAATTACTAGAATTTTTTAATCAGAATGCTATTTCAACTCTTTATTTAAAACAATTGCCATCTATTTACCACGAATCTCCTGCTGATGAATTGGAGTATTTGAATTTTATCTTAAAATCTAAATTGATACGACGCGATAGTTTATCGGTTATTAACTTGGAAACTGATTTTGAATTTAGCGCAAGTAGAGCAGAAGGAATAAAAAAAGGTTTAAATTTAGGATTAGAAATTAAAGAAGAACAAGATTTTGATTTGTTTTGGAATGAGATTTTAGTACCTAATTTGAATCAAAAGTTTGATACAAATCCTGTACATTCTTTAGAAGAAATTAGATATTTGAAATCAAAATTTCCAAACAATATCAGACAGTTTAATGTTTATAATAATGGAAAAATTATAGCAGGAACTACCATTTTTGAAAGCGATTTTGTAGCGCATTCTCAATATATTTCGGCTGATGATTCCAAAAATATAACAGGAAGTTTGGATTTTTTATACGATAGATTAATTACGTATACATTTCGAAATAAGAAGTATTTAGACTTCGGAATTTCCAATGAAAATCAAGGTCAAAATATAAATCAAGGTTTGTTGTTTTGGAAAGAAGGATTTGGAGCAAGAACTATTGTTCAAAATTTTTACGAAATAGAAACCAAGAATTACACACTTTTAGATTCCATTTTAATATGATTTCATTTCTAAATTTAAATAAATTAAATCGCCCATTTGAAGAAGCTTTTCAGAAAAAAATGAAAGATTTCTTAAATAATGGTTGGTATATTTTAGGTAATGAAGTCAAACAGTTTGAATCTAATTTTGCAGAATATTGTGGCACTAAATATTGTATTGGTGTTGGCAATGGTTTAGATGCTTTGGTTCTTATTTTTAAAGCCTATATGCATTTAGGTAAAATGCAAAAAGGAGACGAAATAATTGTTCCTGCAAACACCTATATTGCAAGTATTCTTGGAGTTTTACAAGCGGATTTAGTTCCAGTCTTGGTAGAACCGAGATTAGATAGTTTCAACATAAATCCTGAAGAAATTGAAGCTAAAATAACTTCCAAAACAAAAGCTATTTTACCTGTTCATTTATATGGTCAATTGTGCGAAATGAAGGCAATTAATGCCATTGCAAAAAAGCACAATCTTTTGGTTATAGAAGACGCTGCACAAGCTCACGGAAGTCAGCTTTCTGAAAACGAAAAAGCTGGAAACTTAGGTCATGCTGCTGGTTTTAGTTTTTATCCAGGTAAAAATTTAGGAGCACTTGGAGATGCTGGGGCTATTACAACTAATGATGATGAACTTGCAAAAGTGTTGTTTTCTATTCGAAATTATGGTTCAAAAGTAAAATATGAAAATGAGATGTTAGGTGTTAATTCTCGTTTAGACGAATTACAAGCAGCATTTTTGAATATAAAATTGAAACATTTAGATGCTGAGAATGAATTCCGAAGAAGCATGGCAAAACGTTTTTTATCTGAAATTAAAAATGATAAAATTACTATGCCAAGTTGGGATTTATCAAAAAATCATGTGTTTCATTTGTTTGTAGTTCGTACTGCGAACCGAATTCAATTACAAGATTATTTGAAAGAAAACGGAATTGAATCCATGATTCATTATCCAATTCCGCCACACAAGCAAAAAGCATTGTCAAATTGGGAATCGTTATCTTTTCCAATTACAGAAAAAATACACAATGAAGTGTTGAGTATTCCGTTGAACTCAGGTTTGAAAGCATCAGAGATTCAACATATCATAACAGTTTTAAATAAGTTTTAAATGGGTGTAGCAAGTAGTTTTAAAAATTTATTTTTTGTCAAATGTAGAGTTTGGAAATATAATTTTTTGTCTGAATGTCAAAATGTTATTGGAAAACCTATTAAGAATCAGCCTTTGCTATTAATGGGAAAAGGTGAAATTTCTTTTGGTTCAAATTGTAAGTTTGGTTACAAAGAATCAGCACAATTTTATGCTACTTATTCTTATGTTGAAGCAAGAAACCCTGATACAAGCATTGTTTTTGGTAATAACAATTACTTTAACAACAATTGTTCAATTGAAGCAGTAAATTACATAGAATTTGGAAACGATGTTTTAGTTGGGGTAAATTGCTCTTTTATCGATAATGATGGTCATAATTTGGCTGTTGAAAACAGAAAAAATGGTATTCCAAATAGTGCTCCAATTAAAATAGGAAATAACGTTTTTATAGGTGATAATGTTACCGTTTTAAAAGGAGTTACAATAGGAGATAATGCTGTAATTGGAAATGGAAGTATTGTGACAAAATCGATTCCTTCTAATGTTATTGTAGCTGGAAATCCAGCGAATGTTATTAAAGAATTGCAATAATTTGCCAACTTCTAACGAATGCAAGAAAAAAATTTTCATAATCTAATTTTTAAAAGTACCCGAATTTTTGGGGCTTCGCATCTTGTTAAAGTTGGAACAAAAGTCATTACGAATAAAATTGCAGCCATTTATTTAGGCGCTGTAGGAATTGGAATTATTGGAATTGTCGAAAATTTATTGAGCATTCTTTTTGGATTAGTGAATTTCGGATTGACTTCTAGTAGCGTTAGAGAAATTGCCTTACTTAATTACGAAACAGAAGAAGCCAAAGCCAAAGAAAGCAGAATGATTAGCATCATTTATTATTGGTCTTTGTTTTCGGGTTTTTTAGGTGCTGTTTTTTTTGTACTGATTTCTTATTCTTTTTTCAAAAACACATATCCAACAGATAGTTCTTATTTGTGGTTTGTTTCAATTGCTTTGTATTTTGTCTTTTTTGCTCTTTTTTCAGCCCGAATGTCCATTTTGCAAGGGAAGAGAGAAATCAATAAAATGGTACAAATTCAGGTTGTAATTTCAATAATTCAAATGCTTTTGGCAATTGGATGTTATTACTTTTTTGGATTAAACGGAATTGCTATTGCCATTTTATTTACTGCTATTGTTTCATTTTTGGTGGTTTACTTTAGCACAAAAAATACAATCCGAGTTGAAAAGAACAATCTGACATTAAAACAAGTTTTTTCTGAAGGTTTGCCTATGGTGAAATTAGGAATAATTTTATCATTAGGAACTCTGATCAATCAATTGGCTTTTTATGTTATTCGACTTTTTTTAAAAGATTTTTTATCAATTGAAGCTTTGGGAGTTTTTCAAGTGAGCTACACTGTTTTAGTTGGCTATTTGGGAATTATTTTCGTAGTAATGTCTAATGATTTTTATCCTCAATTATGTAATTTAGAAAGTGATAAACCAACATTTGAAAAGTACATCAACGATCAAACTCAGTTTGCTTTATATTTAGTGGTGCCACTAGTGTTATTAATGTATTTAATTGCACCTCAATTAGTTGTTTTGTTGTATTCTAATTCGTTTTTAGATGTTTTATTGATTTTAAAAATTGCTTTGATTGGATTGATTTTTAAAACTATTGCTTGGCCAATTGGTTTTATTTCATTGGTTAAAGGAAATAAGAAATTGTTCTTCAAACAAAACTTGTTAAGCGATATTATCAATGTTGTTTGTTCTGTAGTTTTTACCTACTATTTTGGACTAAAAGGATTGGGGATGGCTTTTGCGCTAATGTTTTTAGTGTCTTTGTTTTATAACTTCTTTACGGTTAATAAAAACTATAATTTTTCCTATTCTACAGAAACAAAACGAATAATTGTGCTTTCAATGGTAATAGGAGCAATCGCTTTGCTTTCGTTTAATTGGTTTGATTTCTCTTATATGAATCCAGTAATTTGGGGACTGTTTATTTTGACTTCAATATATGCAGTTGTTAAACTGAAAAACAAAATTCAATCTTAATTTAGAAAGCAATTTTTAGTCGGGTTTTTAGTTCTAAGAAAAATAACTTGGTTAAGAGTACAAAGTCTCTCGATTTTAAGAATTTGTGAAATTCAAATCGAATTCTTCCTAATAACGCTTTATGCTCTTCTTTTGATTGATTCAATTCAAATGCTTTGTAAAGAATTTTTAGAGAAGATTCATGAAGTTTTTTTGTTCTTGGATTCTTTTTTTGAGTAAAAAAAGTACTTAATGATGTGGTTAAGATTCTCTTTTTAACTAAAAATTCCGGAGTATATTCAAATTCAAAAACTCTTGAAGCTCTTATCCATAAATCCAAATCTTCATAAGCTAAGGTTTCATCATAATAACCTAATTTTTCAAAAACTGATTTTTTTACCATCGATGAAACCGAACAAATTTTGGTTGTTCTACCAATGACCATTTTGTAAATGTCGCCACTTTCAGGATGTTCTTCTTCAGTATAATAATTCTGCAAAAAAACACCATTTTCATCTATTTCGATCAAATTTCCATAGACAATTCCAAGGTTTTTATATTTCGAATTTTGAAAAGTTGCAATCTGCTTTTCAATACAATTTGGAAGTAAAACATCATCAGCAGCTAAATCAATAATGTATTCCCCTTTTGCAATTTTGGCTAATTGATTAAACGTTTTATTACTTCCTAAATTAATTTCATTCGCTATAAAATGAACACTAGAATGCTCTTTTAACCAATCTTTAATTACCGAAACAGAATTGTCTTTGCTACAATCATCAGCAATTAATAATTCTACATTTGGATAGCTTTGGTTAATGACCGAATTCAAGGCTTCCACTACATAAGCTTCGTGATTGTAAGACAAACAAATAACACTAACAAGTGGAAAATTTTGCATATTGGGTTTTTAAATCTATTTTTATGCTAAATTAAGAAACTAATCGCATCGAAATGACAAACCATTCAAAAAAACAATTAAAAGTAGCCGTTATTGGCTATAAATTGGCCGAAGGTGGTTTGGAACGCGTTTTTGGAACTACAACCAAAATGCTCCATGATGCTGGAATTGATGTGCATACTTTGGTTTTGGAAAACTTAATCGAATATGAACACGGAGGCAAGTTAGTTGCGTTTGGGAATTACTCTAAGTTTCTAAAGTATTTTAAATTAAGAAATTACTTAATAAGTCAAAAGTTCGATTATATAATCGATTTTCGCCATCGAATTAATCCTAAAATGGAATGGTTGTTTTTGAATTTTATTTATCGCAACCTAAAATTCATTTATACTATTCATAGTAGTCAAAATACAACGTATTTAACCACTAACGATTTTATTGCAAAGCAAATGTTGCAAAAAGCTTATAAAGTGGTTACGGTTTCGAATTTTATCAAGCAGCAACTTGTAACAAAATACAATTTTGATTCGGCTAATGTTATTCCAAATGCTTTTGATTTAAAACCAGTTTCAACAGCTGAAAAATTACCATTTGATTATTGTATTGCAGTCGGAAGATTGGTTCCGTTAAAGCAATTTGATAAATTGGTTGCAAGTTATTCCAATTCGATTTTACCGCAAAAGAATATTCATTTGGTAATTTTAGGAGTAGGAGATGAGCAAGAGCAAATCGAAAAGACTATTTTAGAAAATAAGGTAAGTGCGTTTGTTCATTTACTAGGATTCAAATCCAATGTTTCAGATTATATTTCAAATGCTAAATTCTTGGTTTTATCGAGCAAATATGAAGGTTTTCCAATGACAGTTTTAGAAGCATTGAGTTTGGGAACATCAGTAATTTCATTCGATTGCGAAAGTGGCCCAAACGAAATGATTATCAATAACGAAAACGGAATTTTAGTCGAGAATCAGAATTTTACTGAATTAACTCACAAAATGAATATATTTGTAGAAGACGAAACTTTGTATCAAAACTGCAAGCGTAATGCGGTTTCAAGTGTGGCAAAATTTCAGTCAAATGTAATTGTAAACCATTGGTTGCAACTTTTAAATTATGGAAATTAAAATAATCAAAATACCTAAAATAGAAGATCCAAGAGGAAACTTATCTGTTATTGAAAAAGACGTTGTTCCTTTTGAAATCAAGCGCGTTTACTATTTGTACGATGTTCCAGCTGGAGCAGAAAGAGGCGGTCATTCACACAAAGAACAACACGAGTTTTTGGTAGCGCTTTCGGGTAGTTTTGATGTTATTTTAAACAATGGTAAACAAGTTCAAAAAGTTACTTTAAATAAGCCTTATGAAGGTTTGTTAATTCCTAATGGTATTTGGCGTGAATTGAAAGATTTTTCTTCTGGTGCCGTTTGTTTAGTTGTGGCTTCTGATGTTTTTGATGAAGACGATTATATTCGCGAATTTGATGAATTCTTATCCGTTTCTTCCAACTAAATTTTCATATACTTTTTGTAATTCAATAAAATGATTTTCAAAAGTTTTGGTTGCTAAATAGTTCGGAATGTTGTGTTCTAATTCCGATTTTAAATCAGGATTTGAAAGAAGTTTTACAATATTTTCTTCTAATGCTTTTTGATTTTGAAAAGCATAGGTTAAACCTACTTGATTTTCTTCGATTTCATTTTTAATTCCAACCAAATCACTTGTGATAACGGTTTTTCCAAAAGATAAACTTTCTAAAATTACATTGCCATACGCTTCTAAATATTCACTTGGAACTACCGAAAATTTAGAATTTGAATAGATTTCTTGCAGCTCTTCTCGATTCTTATTTCCTAAAAAAGTAACGTTTGAAATGTTATTGTTTTTTGTAAAATTTTCAAGTTCTTTTTTCTGAATTCCATCACCAACAATCCATAGTCTTTCACTTGGAAATTGCTTTGAAATGTTATGAAAAGCATTTAGTAAAGTTAAAACACCTTTTTCAGGAACCAATCTTCCAACAAATAAAATGTAATCACCTTCCGCATTAGAATTTTGATTTTGTGATAATAAGATTGGATTTGGTAAAGTTTTTCCAGGTTTCTGGAAATGATTTTTAACAAACTGTGTTAGATTATCAGATGGAGTTAAAAAATAATCAATATGTTTTTTTATAATCTTTTTGTGATACGATTGTTTGAAATGCAATAACGTGTCAAAAAGAATATTTCGCTTAGGAGTGTGATGTAAAATACAAGCTAATCCACTTTCATGATTTTTGACAACTTCATTTTTATCGGTTATCATGTAGTTTTTTGGACAGATGTAATAGTAATCTCGAAATGAAAATACAATTGGAATACCTTTTAGCTTTGCATATTTCATGAAGTGTGGCGTAACTGGTGCGCCAATACTAAAACAATGAATAACATCGGGTTGAAAAGTATCAATTTCTTGAATGATTTCTCGAGTTATGGTTTTGTGATTTATTTTCTCAATCCAATTGGTTGATATTTTAGCTTTTCCAAACCATCTGAAAGTAATATTTGACTTGCTTTTTTCAGCATAATTAATCAATTCATACAAATAGTGTTCAACTCCTCCAAGTCGATTTTTACTATCGTAATTATTGATTATAAGTATTTTCATTTTATGTAAATCTTGCTAAAATAAGTAAGTCTAAAAACATTGAACACAAATAATGTTGGGTGATTTCCTTTTAAATGTGTTTCTATAATTTTTCCAAATATCGAATAAAAAAAGGCTAATAAATATGTTATTTTTAACGAATGTAATTTAGATGTTAAACGCAACATTTTACTGTAATCATACGTGATAAGTTGTTTTTGATAAAGTTGAAACAAATTCTCTAACGAATGTTTCGTTTTTTCAACATAAACAGTATTTGTATCAATATCATCATGTTGAACAGGATTGTGAATGTGTTTGATTTTAGCATTCATTTTTTGAAGTTCAAATGAAAATAAAGTGTCATCATTTCCGTATTTTTTAAATGAACTGTCAAATTTTATTTGGTTAAAAACCGATTTTTTAATCAATGTATTATTAAACAACGTTGCTCTGTAAATATGTTGGTTTCTTTGGTCAACCGTTTGGTCTTCCATGAATTTACCATATTTCCATCGAAGTAATTGTTGGTTGGAAGGCGCTTTTTTAGCGTGAATTCTTCCGCCATAAACCACTTCGTAATCCGGAATTTGATCAACGTAATTTTTAATAAAATTTGGAAAAGGTAAAACACAATCGCCATCTAAAATGATTAAATTTTCATATTTAGATTGACTAACTAAAATGTTTTTGTTTTCGCGGTAACCTACATTTTTTTCAAGAGAAACATAACTGCAATTTGAAAGCAAGTTAATTTTTTCATTCTCTAAATTATGAATCGAATTTGAAGCATCGTCTTGCGTTAAAATTTCAAATTCAATACCTAAATCGGTACATTGTTTATGAATTTCTCTTACTAAAGGTAAAAGGTTGTAATTGTAAATGGTAATTAAAACAGATAGCATTTATACCGTTCTTTGTACAACTTCAAACATTTTTCCTCCTTCAAATTTCAATGTTTTAGCAGGATATTTTAAGACCAAAGCGTAATCATGCGTTGCCATTAAAATGGTTTTTCCGTTTTGATTGATTTTTCGTAAAACTTCCATTACTTCAACGCTTGTTTGAGGATCCAGGTTTCCTGTTGGTTCGTCTGCTAAAATAATTTCTGGGTCATTTAATAAAGCTCTGGCGATGCCAACACGTTGTTGTTCTCCACCAGAAAGTTGATGCGGCATTTTAAAGGCAAATCCTTTCATCCCAACTTTATCTAAAACTTCCTCAATTTTAACATCCATTTCTTCTTTTTCAGACCAACCTGTTGCTTTTAAAACAAATAGTAAGTTCTCTTTTACGCTTCTATCAGATAATAATTTGAAGTCTTGAAAAACAACTCCTAATTTTCTTCTCAAATACGGAATGTCACTTTCTTTCAAAGTTCTTAAATCGTAATCAACAATACTTCCTTCACCATCCTGAAGTTTTAAATCGGCATATAATGTTTTTAAAAAACTACTTTTTCCAGAACCAGTTCTACCAATTAAATAAAGGAATTCTCCATGATTAACATCTAGATTAACATCGGTTAAAACAGGATTTTTATCTTGATAAATGTTTACGTTTTTTAAAGAAAGAACAGATTGCGACATATGTAAAATGGATTTTAAAATGTAAAAGTAGTAACTTATACTTCTGTTTCAAAATTTTAGACAGATTTCAATTAAAAAATGCCATATTGGTTAAAAACTATGTTCAAAAAAAGTACAATAATATGTTAAGAATCTTCGTTAATACTTTCAATAAGCCTTATATTTGGAACTTATAAATAACGAATCACATGATAAAGTATTTAAAACTTTCTTTTTTAATTGTTTTCTTTTCAGGAACACTTTTTGCCCAACAATCTTCAATTTACACGCACGATTTAACTGAGTTTAACCGAGCAGTAGAATTGTACAAAGACAAACAATATCAATCAGCCCAAATTTTATTCGATAAAGTAAAATCGCAAACTGACAACATGGAAGTTGAGTCAGATTGTGCCTATTACATTGCCAATTGCGCTATTCGTTTAAATCAAACGGGAGCTGATGTTTTGGTAGAAAGTTTTGTAGAAGATTATCCAACAAGTACAAAAACAAACCAGGCTTATATTGAAGTGGCACATTACTATTTTGATGAAGGAAATTATCCAAAATCATTAGAATGGTTCGATAAAGCTGATTCAAGTAATATGTCACAAGCGGATAGAGAAAAGTATAATTTCCAAAAAGGATATGCTTATTTTACGGCTAAAAACACTAAAGAAGCTACAAAATACTTCAATCAGGTAATCAACTCAAAAACATTTGGTAGTCAAGCTAAATATTATTTGGGTTATATGTCTTATGAAACAGATGATTACAAAAGTGCGAATCAGTATTTTGAGCAAGTTTCTGACCAAGACAAGTACAAAGAAAAAATGGGATATTTTCAAGCAGATATGAATTTCAAGCTTGGAAATTTTCAAAAAGCTATCGATTTAGGTTTGGAACAATTACCAAAATCAAGAGGTGAAGAGAAAAGCGAATTATCAAAGATTATAGGTGAAAGTTATTTCAATTTAAAACAATACGATAAAGCACTTCCATATTTGTTGGCTTATAACGGGAAAAAAGGAAAGTGGAATAACACGGATTTTTACCAATTGGGATACACGTATTACCAACAAAAAGATTATGAAAATGCCATTTCGCAATTCAATAAAATTATCAATGGTAATGACGGAGTTGCTCAAAATGCATACTATCATTTAGCAGAAAGTTATTTAAAAACAGACAAGAAGCAACAAGCTTTAAATGCTTTTAAAACAGCTTCAGAAATGGAGTTTGATTTAAAAATTCAAGAAGATGCATTTTTAAATTATGCTAAATTGAGTTATGATATTGGAAATCCTTACAAATCGGTTCCTGAAGTTATGAATGCTTATTTGGCAAAATACCCAAATACACCTTATAAATCAGAAATCAATACGTTATTAATTAGTTCGTACATAACTTCTAAAAACTATAAAGAAGCCTTAATTTTATTAGAGAAAAGCAAAACTCCTGAAAACAAATTAGCGTATCAAAAAGTAACGTTTTACAGAGGTTTAGAGTTATACACAGATAGTGATTACAAAGGAGCTTATAGCTTATTTAAAAAATCAATTGCTGAAAATAAAGACGCAAAATTTACAGCAAGAGCAACTTTCTGGAAAGCTGAAACAGAATATAATTTGGATCAGTTTGAAGAAGCAAAATTGAGTTTCAAACAATTTTTAAATTCTTCTGAAGCTTCAAACACACCAGAATTTGCAAATGCTAACTACAACTTGGCGTATTCGTATTTTAAATTAAAAGAATACGAAAATGCAATTCAATATTTTGATGTGTATTCAAAATCAGTTAAAGATGATAGAGTACGTTTAACGGATGCTTATTTGCGTTTGGGTGATTGTAATTTCATGGCAGCAAAATATTGGCCAGCTATGGATGCTTACAACAAAGCAATCGATATGAAAAGTGTTGATGCTGATTATGCAGCTTTTCAAAAAGGAATTAGCTATGGTTTTGTAAGCAAACCAGATCGTAAAATTGAAGATTTAGAGAAATTTTCAAAAACATTCCCTAATTCTCAATATGCAGATGATGCTTTGTATGAATTAGGAAATACGTACGTAAATCAAAATCAAAACGATAAAGGAATTGCAACGTATGATAGATTGATTAATGGATACAAATCAAGTTCTTATGTAGCGAAAGCTATTTTAAAACAAGGTTTAATTTATTACAATTCAAACAAAGAAGATTTAGCAATTGCGAAGTTCAAAAAAGTAGTTGCAGAATATCCAAATTCACCTGAATCAATTGAAGCGGTTTCTACAGCTCGTTTAATTTATGTAGATAAAGGAAAAGTTGATGAATATGCTGATTGGGTTAAAACATTATCATTTGTAGAAGTTTCGGATGCTGATTTAGATAATGATACTTACGAATCTGCCGAGAAACAATACTTAATGAACAATTCGAAACAAGCGATTTCTGGATTTACAAGTTATGTAAGTAGATTTCCAAACGGATTACATTCATTGAAAGCAAACTTCTATTTAGCACAATTGTATTTTGCTGATAATTTAGAGGCAAATTCAGTTAAACACTATGAATTTGTTGTTGATAAACCAAGAAACGAATTCACAGAACAATCCTTAGCACGTTTATGTCAAGTACATTTAAAAGCTAAAAGTTATGATAGTGCTATTCCGGTTTTAAAACGATTAGAAACAGAAGCTGAGTTTCCTCAAAACATTACGTACGCGCAATCGAATTTGATGAAATCGTATTATGAAAAACAAGATTATACAAATGCTGTAGTTTATGCAGATAAAGTATTGAAAAATGATAAAATTGATGACCGAATTAAAAGTGATGCGCAAATAATCGTAGCGCGCGCGGCTATTAAAACCAATGATGAAGCAAAAGCAAAAGAAGCGTATGCTAAATTACAAAAGATTGCAAAAGGAGAATTAGCTGCCGAAGCATTGTATTATGATGCTTATTTCAAAAATAAAGAAGGTAAATTCGAACCTTCAAATGTGGTAGTTCAAAAAATTGCGAAAGATTATTCTGGTTATAAATATTACGGAGCTAAAAGTTTGGTAATTATGGCTAAGAACTTCTACGGATTAAAAGATAGTTTCCAAGCAACTTATATTTTAGAAAGTGTAATTGAAAACTTCAAAGAATATACTGATGTAATTGAAGAAGCTCAAAAGGAATTGGATTTTATTAAAGGAGAAGAAGCAAAACGTAATTCATCAATCACGGACTAATAATAAGAAGATAATTGTCATGCTTAACTAATGAGAAGTTAGCATCTCATTTAAAAATATAAAATATGAAGAAATTAAATATAATCGCCTTTGTTTTAGTTGTATTCGGAATCCAAAATTCATTTTCTCAGGTAAAAGATGAAAACATTGGTTCAGAAGTAGTAAACATTGTAAAACCATATACGCCAACCATTTCGGATGCTTTTAAAGTAAAAGAAACGCCTTTGTTAGACGATCAAGACAATCAGCAAAAAGAAGTTATTCAATACAATATCTTTTCGTTTCCTGTAGCGTCTACGTTTACACCTGCAAAAGGAAAAGCAGCTGGTGTTGATAAAACCGAAAAAGAAAAATTGTATAACAATTACGCAACTTTAGGTTTCGGAAATTTTCCTACAATTAATGCGGAATTATTCATTACACAAAATTTAAGTCGTAGTAGTTATGTTGGAGGAATGTTGCGCCATTTGTCTTCTCAAGGCGGAATCAAAGATTTAGTTTTAGACGATAAA of Flavobacterium channae contains these proteins:
- a CDS encoding glycosyltransferase family 4 protein, whose translation is MKILIINNYDSKNRLGGVEHYLYELINYAEKSKSNITFRWFGKAKISTNWIEKINHKTITREIIQEIDTFQPDVIHCFSIGAPVTPHFMKYAKLKGIPIVFSFRDYYYICPKNYMITDKNEVVKNHESGLACILHHTPKRNILFDTLLHFKQSYHKKIIKKHIDYFLTPSDNLTQFVKNHFQKPGKTLPNPILLSQNQNSNAEGDYILFVGRLVPEKGVLTLLNAFHNISKQFPSERLWIVGDGIQKKELENFTKNNNISNVTFLGNKNREELQEIYSNSKFSVVPSEYLEAYGNVILESLSFGKTVITSDLVGIKNEIEENQVGLTYAFQNQKALEENIVKLLSNPDLKSELEHNIPNYLATKTFENHFIELQKVYENLVGRNG
- a CDS encoding glycosyltransferase family 2 protein; this translates as MLSVLITIYNYNLLPLVREIHKQCTDLGIEFEILTQDDASNSIHNLENEKINLLSNCSYVSLEKNVGYRENKNILVSQSKYENLIILDGDCVLPFPNFIKNYVDQIPDYEVVYGGRIHAKKAPSNQQLLRWKYGKFMEDQTVDQRNQHIYRATLFNNTLIKKSVFNQIKFDSSFKKYGNDDTLFSFELQKMNAKIKHIHNPVQHDDIDTNTVYVEKTKHSLENLFQLYQKQLITYDYSKMLRLTSKLHSLKITYLLAFFYSIFGKIIETHLKGNHPTLFVFNVFRLTYFSKIYIK
- a CDS encoding cell division ATP-binding protein FtsE, with protein sequence MSQSVLSLKNVNIYQDKNPVLTDVNLDVNHGEFLYLIGRTGSGKSSFLKTLYADLKLQDGEGSIVDYDLRTLKESDIPYLRRKLGVVFQDFKLLSDRSVKENLLFVLKATGWSEKEEMDVKIEEVLDKVGMKGFAFKMPHQLSGGEQQRVGIARALLNDPEIILADEPTGNLDPQTSVEVMEVLRKINQNGKTILMATHDYALVLKYPAKTLKFEGGKMFEVVQRTV
- a CDS encoding tetratricopeptide repeat protein, which encodes MIKYLKLSFLIVFFSGTLFAQQSSIYTHDLTEFNRAVELYKDKQYQSAQILFDKVKSQTDNMEVESDCAYYIANCAIRLNQTGADVLVESFVEDYPTSTKTNQAYIEVAHYYFDEGNYPKSLEWFDKADSSNMSQADREKYNFQKGYAYFTAKNTKEATKYFNQVINSKTFGSQAKYYLGYMSYETDDYKSANQYFEQVSDQDKYKEKMGYFQADMNFKLGNFQKAIDLGLEQLPKSRGEEKSELSKIIGESYFNLKQYDKALPYLLAYNGKKGKWNNTDFYQLGYTYYQQKDYENAISQFNKIINGNDGVAQNAYYHLAESYLKTDKKQQALNAFKTASEMEFDLKIQEDAFLNYAKLSYDIGNPYKSVPEVMNAYLAKYPNTPYKSEINTLLISSYITSKNYKEALILLEKSKTPENKLAYQKVTFYRGLELYTDSDYKGAYSLFKKSIAENKDAKFTARATFWKAETEYNLDQFEEAKLSFKQFLNSSEASNTPEFANANYNLAYSYFKLKEYENAIQYFDVYSKSVKDDRVRLTDAYLRLGDCNFMAAKYWPAMDAYNKAIDMKSVDADYAAFQKGISYGFVSKPDRKIEDLEKFSKTFPNSQYADDALYELGNTYVNQNQNDKGIATYDRLINGYKSSSYVAKAILKQGLIYYNSNKEDLAIAKFKKVVAEYPNSPESIEAVSTARLIYVDKGKVDEYADWVKTLSFVEVSDADLDNDTYESAEKQYLMNNSKQAISGFTSYVSRFPNGLHSLKANFYLAQLYFADNLEANSVKHYEFVVDKPRNEFTEQSLARLCQVHLKAKSYDSAIPVLKRLETEAEFPQNITYAQSNLMKSYYEKQDYTNAVVYADKVLKNDKIDDRIKSDAQIIVARAAIKTNDEAKAKEAYAKLQKIAKGELAAEALYYDAYFKNKEGKFEPSNVVVQKIAKDYSGYKYYGAKSLVIMAKNFYGLKDSFQATYILESVIENFKEYTDVIEEAQKELDFIKGEEAKRNSSITD